From the genome of Turicibacter faecis, one region includes:
- a CDS encoding metal ABC transporter permease, with amino-acid sequence MFSIWQEMFSYSFMVRAVLVGSAVSLCAALLGVSLVLKRYSMIGDGLSHVGFGALSIAMALNLAPLKIAVPVVVIAAFFLLRISQNSKIKGDAAIGLISSSAIAIGVTVTSLTSGLNADINSYMFGSVLAMTSSDVKISIVLSVIVFLLFLICYDRIFATTFDENFAKATGVNVELYNMLIAFLTAITIVLGMRIMGTMLISSLIIFPALTSMRIFNSFKRVMISSGIISVACFFIGMTVSFLYSTPAGASVVLVNAAVFLLFSVIGSFMRRI; translated from the coding sequence ATGTTTAGTATTTGGCAAGAAATGTTTTCTTATAGTTTTATGGTTCGTGCTGTGTTAGTCGGTAGTGCCGTCTCATTATGCGCAGCCTTGTTAGGAGTTAGCCTTGTTTTAAAGCGATATTCGATGATTGGGGACGGGTTATCTCATGTCGGGTTTGGGGCTCTTTCTATTGCGATGGCTTTGAACTTGGCTCCGTTGAAGATAGCCGTTCCGGTTGTTGTTATTGCGGCCTTTTTCTTACTGCGAATCTCTCAAAATAGTAAAATTAAGGGGGATGCAGCTATTGGTTTGATTTCAAGTAGTGCTATTGCGATTGGGGTGACAGTCACGTCGCTTACGAGCGGACTGAATGCAGATATTAATAGTTACATGTTTGGGAGTGTCCTTGCGATGACTTCTAGCGATGTAAAGATAAGTATTGTTCTTTCAGTCATTGTATTTTTATTATTTCTTATTTGTTATGATCGTATTTTTGCCACGACCTTTGATGAGAATTTTGCAAAGGCAACAGGTGTTAATGTAGAGCTTTATAATATGTTAATCGCCTTTTTAACCGCGATTACGATTGTACTTGGAATGAGGATTATGGGAACGATGTTAATTTCGAGTTTAATTATCTTTCCTGCCTTAACATCGATGCGTATTTTTAATAGTTTTAAACGCGTTATGATTTCTTCTGGAATTATTTCAGTGGCGTGCTTTTTTATTGGGATGACTGTCTCTTTCTTATATTCGACGCCGGCAGGTGCGAGTGTTGTCTTAGTTAATGCAGCTGTTTTTCTTCTATTTAGCGTGATTGGATCATTCATGCGTCGCATCTAA
- a CDS encoding metal ABC transporter solute-binding protein, Zn/Mn family, with product MRKRGLFIAGLMSTLLLLVGCGTDQQKADEVDKVKVVTTLFPQYDFTRAIGGDKVDVSLLLPFGMDSHSYEPTPADLININKSDLFIYTGESMEPWAHSIIESVDNNDVLVLDVSKGVSLIAPNCTIDEHDHESEEDHDHESEADHDHEAEVEHDHESEADHDHEAEVGHDHESEEDHDHGTIAKEHSDHDGHDHTYDPHIWTSPKNAMIMVQNILEALCEVDPENADYYQANADAYLNELEALNHEFEEVVAHAKRQTIYHGGRFAMQYLTNEYGINYISAPFEAEPSAALVAQMIKEMKEQQIPAIYYEELVDPKISQMISEETGAQMLLLHSCHNVSKEEFNQGVTYLSLMKQNVENLRVGLN from the coding sequence ATGAGAAAAAGAGGATTGTTTATTGCCGGCTTGATGTCCACCCTTTTGCTACTTGTTGGGTGCGGGACTGATCAACAGAAGGCAGATGAAGTTGATAAAGTCAAAGTTGTAACGACGCTATTTCCCCAGTACGATTTTACGCGTGCTATCGGAGGAGATAAGGTAGATGTTTCCTTATTATTACCTTTTGGGATGGATTCTCATTCTTATGAGCCAACCCCAGCTGACCTCATTAATATAAATAAATCCGATTTATTTATTTATACAGGTGAATCTATGGAACCATGGGCGCATAGTATTATTGAGAGTGTTGATAATAACGATGTTTTAGTATTAGATGTTTCAAAGGGTGTTTCGCTAATTGCCCCAAACTGTACGATTGATGAACATGACCATGAGTCTGAAGAAGACCACGATCACGAGTCTGAAGCGGACCACGATCATGAAGCAGAGGTTGAACACGATCACGAATCTGAAGCGGACCACGATCATGAAGCAGAGGTTGGACACGATCATGAATCTGAGGAAGATCATGACCATGGGACAATTGCAAAAGAACATTCAGACCACGATGGGCATGACCATACATACGATCCTCATATTTGGACAAGCCCTAAAAATGCGATGATTATGGTGCAAAATATTTTAGAGGCTTTATGTGAGGTAGATCCTGAAAATGCGGACTACTATCAAGCAAATGCCGATGCCTATTTAAATGAGTTAGAGGCGTTAAATCATGAGTTTGAAGAGGTCGTAGCTCATGCTAAACGTCAGACAATTTATCATGGTGGCCGATTCGCGATGCAATACTTAACAAATGAATACGGAATTAATTATATTAGTGCACCATTTGAAGCTGAACCAAGTGCAGCCCTTGTTGCTCAAATGATTAAGGAGATGAAAGAGCAACAAATTCCAGCGATTTATTATGAAGAACTTGTGGATCCAAAAATTTCACAAATGATTAGTGAAGAGACAGGAGCTCAGATGTTATTATTACATTCATGCCACAATGTTTCTAAAGAAGAGTTTAATCAAGGGGTAACATACCTTTCGTTGATGAAACAAAACGTGGAAAATTTAAGAGTGGGACTGAATTAA
- a CDS encoding metal ABC transporter ATP-binding protein, which produces MAILSCKNLNVQYDNQVALKNVNFDLEDGDYLCIIGDNGSGKSTLMKSILGLVTPKSGSIQYGAQLKNHDIGYLPQQTIVQRDFPASVYEVVLSGCLNKRGWRPFYSKEEKQRALNNLKKLKIEHLKDKCYRDLSGGQQQRVLIARALCASEKILLLDEPVTGLDPVTTQHLYEIIEELNRDYKMSIIMVTHDMNSGLEHATKILRLNKEVVFYGTPDEYLCFTNSCHHIGAVKHV; this is translated from the coding sequence ATGGCAATTTTATCTTGTAAAAATTTAAATGTACAGTACGATAATCAAGTGGCGTTGAAAAACGTGAACTTTGATTTAGAGGATGGCGATTATTTATGTATTATCGGAGATAATGGTTCCGGAAAGAGTACATTAATGAAATCCATTTTAGGATTGGTAACGCCGAAATCAGGGTCTATTCAATATGGGGCCCAATTAAAAAATCACGATATCGGTTATCTTCCACAACAGACGATTGTTCAACGGGATTTTCCCGCTTCGGTGTACGAAGTCGTGTTATCGGGGTGCCTCAATAAACGGGGATGGCGCCCGTTCTATTCGAAAGAAGAAAAACAGCGTGCTCTGAATAATTTAAAAAAATTAAAGATTGAACATTTAAAGGATAAATGCTATCGTGATTTATCAGGAGGACAGCAGCAGCGTGTGTTAATTGCGCGTGCGCTTTGTGCTTCAGAGAAGATTTTATTATTAGATGAGCCTGTAACAGGGCTTGATCCTGTGACGACTCAGCATCTGTATGAGATTATTGAGGAGTTGAATCGGGATTACAAGATGAGTATTATTATGGTCACGCATGATATGAATAGTGGGTTAGAACATGCGACGAAGATTTTAAGGTTAAATAAAGAAGTTGTATTTTATGGGACACCGGATGAGTATTTATGTTTTACGAATTCGTGCCATCATATAGGAGCGGTAAAACATGTTTAG
- a CDS encoding Rpn family recombination-promoting nuclease/putative transposase, giving the protein MKKKGRESQMTLALLPPKMDFVFKKIFGNEKHPNILISFLNAVLNPSDPIKSVTLQDTTIEKEYLTDKYSRLDVRATTDKGEHINIEIQLDNKYNMIKRSLYYWSKLYEGQLESGNDYQKLARTICINLIDFNLLNHDKFHSVYRLKDCETHEELTDIIELHFIELKKMKHVKHADEVKSKLEAWLHFINQPDSEVVRELEAVESEIKSAKAELIRLSGNKVERELFEKRRQAMLDEASALAFAEEKGAKKEKLEIAKNLIQKGLDNGFIVETTGLSLEEVEATRTKM; this is encoded by the coding sequence GTGAAGAAGAAAGGAAGAGAAAGTCAAATGACGTTAGCCCTATTACCACCTAAGATGGATTTTGTATTTAAGAAAATTTTTGGAAATGAGAAGCATCCGAACATCCTCATTTCCTTTTTGAATGCGGTATTGAATCCGAGTGATCCCATTAAATCAGTCACTTTACAGGATACAACTATTGAGAAAGAGTATCTTACGGATAAATATAGCCGATTGGATGTGCGGGCAACGACGGATAAAGGGGAACATATCAACATTGAAATTCAACTCGATAATAAATACAATATGATTAAACGAAGTCTTTATTATTGGAGTAAATTATATGAGGGTCAATTAGAGAGTGGGAACGACTATCAAAAATTAGCCCGTACGATTTGTATCAACTTGATTGATTTTAATTTATTGAACCATGATAAATTTCATAGTGTTTATCGTTTAAAGGATTGTGAAACTCATGAAGAGTTAACAGATATCATTGAATTACACTTTATTGAGCTAAAGAAAATGAAACATGTGAAACATGCGGACGAGGTCAAAAGTAAGCTAGAAGCGTGGTTACATTTTATTAATCAACCTGATAGTGAAGTAGTCAGAGAATTAGAAGCGGTTGAATCTGAAATCAAATCAGCTAAAGCGGAGTTAATTCGATTAAGTGGGAATAAAGTGGAAAGAGAATTGTTTGAAAAACGTAGACAAGCGATGCTAGATGAAGCGAGTGCCTTAGCCTTTGCAGAGGAAAAAGGGGCAAAAAAAGAGAAATTAGAAATTGCGAAAAATTTAATTCAAAAAGGGTTAGACAATGGTTTTATCGTAGAAACAACAGGATTATCTTTAGAAGAAGTAGAAGCTACGAGAACCAAAATGTAG